In Planococcus versutus, the DNA window GAAAATCTCTCAGCCAACTGTTGTAGAAACACCGTTCGATTTTGAAGAAGATTTAGCATTACTGCAATATACAGGAGGCACAACAGGTTCTCCCAAAGGCGTCATGTTGACGCATAAAAACTTAATTTCCAATGCGACAATGTGTGATAGCTGGCTGTATAAATGCAAAAAAGGCGAAGAAACGATTATGGGAATTATTCCGTTATTCCATGTTTATGGCTTAACGACGGTTTTAATCCTATCTGTCATGCTTGGTGATAAAATGGTATTGTTACCAAAATTTGATCCAGAAACGGCTTTAAAGACAATCGATAAGCAAAAACCAACTCTTTTTCCAGGTGCACCAACTTTGTATATTGGATTAATGAACCATCCGGATATCGCTAAATACGACTTGTCTTCAATCGAAGCTTGCTTAAGTGGATCTGCGCCTCTGCCAGTAGAAGTACAAGAGAAATTTGAAGCGCTGACAGGCGGTAAATTAGTAGAAGGTTATGGATTGACTGAAACAGGGCCAGTAACACATTCCAACTTGGTTTGGGGAGAGCGAACAAAAGGATCAGTCGGTATGCCATACCCGGATACGAATTGTAAGATTTTCCAAACAGGTACAACAATTCCAATTCCAAATGGTGAGATTGGGGAAATCGCAATTCAAGGACCTCAAGTCATGAAGGGGTATTGGAACAAACCTGAAGAAACGGCTGCCACCATTGTTGATGGCTGGTTGTTAACAGGAGATCTTGGTTACATGGACGATGAAGGACATTTCTTTATTGTCGATCGCAAAAAAGATATGATTATTGCAGGTGGTTTTAATATTTACCCGCGAGAAATTGAAGAAGTACTATACGAACACGAGGCTATTCAAGAATGTGTAGTTGCGGGCATACCAGATCCGTATCGCGGAGAAACTGTAAAAGCGTATATTGTCTTGAAAGAAGGTTATACTGTAACTGAGGAAGAACTCAATGCGTATTGCCGAGAGCAACTGGCTTCTTTCAAAGTACCGCGTGTTTATGAATTCCGTAAAGAACTTCCGAAAACAGCAATCGGGAAAATCTTGCGTCGCTCGTTAGTAGACGAAGAAATTGCTAAACAAAAAGAATCTGTTCTTTCTTAAAAATTTCCATTAGCTAAAACTACGCAACTCAGTAAAACTTGACACTTTATAAAATAAACTATAATATAAAAATATGAATGAATCGCCATTCATATTTTTATATTTTTTTGGGTGGTGACATTATAGTGAGAAAAGACAAGCCGAAATACAAACAAATTATTGATGCTGCAGTTATTGTGATTGCCGAAAATGGCTATCATCAAGCGCAAGTTTCAAAAATAGCAAAACAAGCTGGCGTCGCCGATGGGACGATTTATTTGTATTTCAAAAACAAAGAAGATATTTTAATTTCTGTTTTTCAAGAAAAAATGGGTGTGTTCGTCAGTAAATTAGAACAAATCATTGCACGCGACTTGACGGCATCAAGCAAGTTAGGGCTTATGATTGAAAGTCATTTTGAACTGCTAGCTAGCGATATTCATTTAGCGATTGTAACGCAACTTGAATTGCGACAGTCAAATCCTGAACTTCGAACAAAGATCAATGACGTGTTGCGTGAGTATTTAAAATTGATGGATCAAATTCTTGTCAAAGGAATGGAAGATGGGGAATTTGATGCAAAAATGGATATTCGTTTAGCAAGACAGATGGTTTTTGGTACAATGGATGAGACCATTACAACCTGGGTCATGAATGATCATAAGTATGATTTAATCGAACTTGCACCAAAAGTTCAACGTTTGCTGCTAAAGGGTATGCAGGCTTAAAGAAAGGGGCTCATTAGATGGAATTTATCAGTTGGAAAAAAGAAGATGGCATAGCAATTGCGACGATTAATCGTCCACCGGCAAATGCGCTATCTCGTTCGCTTATTTTAGAAGTCAATGAATTGCTGAACCAAGTGGAAAATGACGAAGAAGTTCGTGTCATTGTTTTGCACGGAGAAGGCAGATTCTTTTCTGCAGGAGCTGACATTAAAGAATTTACGCAAGTATCTTCAGGCGAAGAATTCTCAAAGTTATCAGCGAGTGGTCAAGAAGTTTTCGAACGCGTTGAAACTTTTCATAAGCCTGTAATTGCAGCGATTCACGGAGCGGCTTTAGGTGGCGGTTTAGAATTGGCAATGAGTTGTCACATGCGATTTGTCACTGAAAATGCTAAACTAGGATTACCGGAACTTCAATTAGGTTTAATCCCCGGTTTTGCAGGAACACAGCGTTTGCCAAGATACGTAGGCGCAGCGAAAGCGGCTGAGATGTTGTTAACGAGCGATCCGATTTCTGGAACAGAAGCCGCGCATTATGGGTTGGCTAACCGCGTATTTGCAGAAGAAGAACTTCTTTCGGAAACGCTTTCAATCGCACGTAAGATCGCGAAAAAAAGTCCGGTTTCTGTAAAGGCAGCGATTCAAATGTTGCAATATGCAAAGCCCGCGTCGTATTATGAAGGCGTAAATGCTGAAGCTCAATCTTTTGGAACTGTTTTTGTTTCGGAAGATGCAAAAGAAGGAATCCAGGCATTTCTGGAAAAACGCGAAGCACAATTTAAAGGGAAATAATACTTGGGAGGTTTTCGTTCATGAACATTTATGTATTAGTAAAACGTACGTTTGACACAGAAGAAAAAATCGTAATTTCTGGTGGGCAAATCCAGGAAGACGGAGCAGAATTTATCATTAATCCTTACGATGAATACGCAATTGAAGAAGCTATCACAGTCCGCGATGCACATGGCGGCGAAGTAACAGTTATTACAATCGGTAATGAAGAAGCAGAAAAACAGCTTCGCACAGCACTTGCAATGGGTGCAGACAAAGCCGTATTGATTAATACTGAAGATGATGTTGAAGAAATGGACCAGTTTACTTCTGCATACATACTAGCTGAATATTTGAAAGACAAAGAAGCAGATTTGATTTTGGCTGGTAACGTTGCAATTGATGGTGGATCTGGACAAGTTGGACCGCGTGTGGCTGACTTGCTTGGGATCAACTACGTAACAACAATTACAAGCTTGAGCATCGAAGGCGAAACAGTTACCATCGTTCGCGACATCGAAGGAGATGCGGAAGAATTAGAAACATCGTTACCGCTTCTTGTAACAGCTCAACAAGGCTTAAACGAACCGCGCTATCCATCACTTCCAGGAATTATGAAAGCGAAGAAAAAACCGCTTGAAGAATTGGAATTGGATGATTTAGATATCGAAGAAGAAGACGTAGAAGCGAAAACAGAAACAATCGAAATCTACTTGCCAGAGAAAAAAGCAGCTGGTCGCATTCTTGAAGGTGATCTATCGAACCAAGTAACAGAACTTGTCGGCTTGCTACGCAATGAAGCAAAAGTAATTTAATTTAAAAAAGTGGAATTGTCTGTTTTGACTCTTACGGGCATAAAGTAGATCAGCAAAGCTGGGTTGCCTTATGACCCGAAGAGCTGGGCACTTCTCAATTAACTAAACATGAAGAAACATTCCATATATTTTTCACATCTACTTAGGGGGTAAACAGATTATGGCGAAGAAAGTATTAGTTTTAGGCGAAACGCGCGAAGGTGCTTTACGTAATGTTTCATTTGAAGCCATCGCGGCTGCTAAGAAAATCTCTGGCGGTGGTGAAGTAGTGGCTGTTTTGATCGGAGATACAGTGGCTGAATTTGGAGCTGAACTTGTGGCGTACGGTGCAGATCGTGTCATCACAGTTGAACATCCACATTTGAAATCGTATACATCTGATGGCTATGGTCAAGCATTTATGGCTGTTGTTGAACAAGAAAAACCTGAAGGTCTTGTTTTTGGCCATACGTCAGTTGGCAAAGACTTGGCACCCAAAATCGCTTCTAAATTACAAGCGGGCTTAATTTCAGATGTAACAGACATTGAAGGCGAAGGCGATGATGCTGTCTTTATCCGCCCAATCTTTTCTGGTAAAGCATTTGAGAAAGTAAAACTTAAAGGCGGACTTACTTTTATTACAGTTCGTTCAAACAATATTGCGCCACTTGAAAGAGAAGAACGTTCAGGTGATGTAAGTTCTTTATCTGTTGATATCACGAACTTACGTACCATCATTAAAAATGTTGTTCGCAAATCAACTGAAGGTGTCGATCTCTCAGAAGCGAAAGTGATCGTTGCTGGAGGCCGTGGTGTCAAAAGTACAGAAGGATTCGAACCATTACAAGAATTGGCGAACCTTCTCGGCGGAGCTGTAGGCGCATCACGTGGAGCGTGTGACGCAGATTATTGCGATTACTCACTCCAAATTGGGCAAACAGGTAAAGTGGTAACACCTGATCTTTATATCGCAGCTGGTATTTCTGGAGCCATTCAACATATGGCAGGTATGTCCAACTCGAAAGTCATCGTAGCGATCAACAAAGATCCAGAAGCAAACATCTTCAAAGTAGCAGATTACGGGATCGTTGGAGACTTGTTCGAAGTCATTCCAATGCTGACAGAAGAATTTAAAAAAATTATGTAATTTTTAAAACGGTTAATTGCTGAACTTAAACAGGTGGAGAGAAAAGAAAAAACTCTCTACCTGTTTTTGTGTATGAACTTTAATAGATATATACTAATTTTTTACTTGTGGTGCAAGTGACAAAGTGTAAAGAAGTAGTGCGCTGGTGTAAGCTTTATCAGAATAGCGAACAGTTTGTTGTCCATTTAATACGCGTATTTATGGGAGATCAGAAGAGTAGGCAAAAAAATAGCTAGTGTTTTTATCGCGTGATATACTTCGTATATAGTTTGGTTAATCATAAGGAGGAATTATTCATGGCAATCGTACACGGCACAGATCAGAACTTTTCAGAAGAAGTAGCAGAAGGACTCGTTTTAGTAGATTTTTGGGCAACTTGGTGTGGACCATGTAAAATGATCGCTCCAGTACTAGAAGAGTTAGATGCTGAAATGAGCGATAAAGTTAAAATTGTAAAAGTGGATGTAGACCAAAACCAGGAAACTGCTGGAAACTACGGCATTATGTCAATTCCAACATTGTTATTGTTGAAAGACGGAGAAACAGTTGATAAAGTAGTTGGTTTCCGACCAAAAGAAGCATTAGCTGAATTGGTTGAAAAACACGCATAATTCTTAACCGGGTCCAGTGATGGTGCCCGGTTTTTTAATAGGGTGAGATAAAATGGCAAATGAATTGATTCGACACAAATTGGCGATACTTCCTGATCAACCTGGCTGTTATCTGATGAAAGATCGGCAAAATACTATTATTTATGTCGGCAAGGCAAAAGTGTTAAAAAATCGTGTACGCTCTTATTTCACGGGTAGTCACGATACAAAAACACAACGATTGGTCAATGAGATCGAAGATTTTGAGTATATTATTACTTCTTCAGATAAAGAAGCATTGATTCTTGAATTGAATTTGATCAAGAAGTACGATCCTAAATACAATATTATGTTAAAAGACGATAAAACCTATCCTTACTTAAAAATTACAGGAGAGCGTCATCCAAAGCTAATCACCACAAGACAAGTAAAAAAAGATAAAGGCAAATATTTTGGACCTTATCCAAATGCTTACGCAGCAGCAGAAACAAAAAAACTACTCGACCGTTTGTACCCACTGCGGAAATGTCATACGATGCCTGACCGAGTATGTCTGTATTATCATTTAGGTCAATGTTTAGCACCGTGTGTTAAACCGGTTGAAAAAGAAACCTATCAAGAAATGATCGATGGCATTACGAAGTTTCTAAATGGTGGATTTCGTGAAGTAAAAGTACAGTTGGTTGAAAAAATGTCAGAAGCGGCTGAAAAACTGGAATTTGAACGCGCAAAAGAATATCGTGACCAAATTAATATGATTGAAACTGTCATGGAAAAACAAAAAATGGCGATGAACGATTTTACCAATCGCGATGTTTTTGCTTATGCTGTGGACAAAGGCTGGATGTGCGTGCAAGTCTTTTTTGTCAGACAAGGCAAATTGATAGAGCGAGACGTATCGCTGTTTCCACTTTATCGTGATCCAGAAGAAGAGTTTTTGACTTATCTCGGTCAGTTTTATGAAAAAGCCAATCACGTCAAACCGAGTGAAATTCTAATTCCTGAAGCAGATGATCCTGAAATGTTAAAAGAATGGCTTGGCATTCGCGTACTCGTTCCGCAACGCGGTAAGAAAAAAGAATTAGTGGCTCTTGCCAAGAAAAATGCGGAAGTAGCCATTAAAGAAAAATTCCAATTGTTAGAACGACAAGAAGAACGAACCATTGGTGCTTGTGTGGATTTAGGAGAGGCGATGAACATCGAAACGCCTTTGCGAATTGAAGCATTTGATAACTCGCATATTCAAGGTGCAGATGCAGTTTCTGCGATGATTACGTTTATTGACGGGAAACCGTCTAAAAAAGATTACCGCAAATACAAAACACGCAATGCGTCAAAGCCCGATGATTATGCGGCGATGCGAGAAGTGATTCGTCGCCGGTATTCACGCGTATTAAAAGATGGATTGCCATTGCCTGATTTGATCGTCATCGATGGTGGAAAAGGACAAATGGAATCAGCACGTGAAATTTTAGAAGATGAGCTCGGCTTATCGATTCCAATTGCAGGTCTTGCAAAAGACGCGAAGCACCAAACTTCCCAGTTACTGTACGGTTCACCAATTGAAATTGTGCCACTTAAACGAACGAGTGAAGCGTTTTATTTATTGCAGCGCATTCAAGACGAAGTCCATCGTTTTGTAATTACGTTTCATCGACAGTTACGTGGCAAAAACTCTATTCAATCAGCACTTGATGGTTTAGAAGGAGTGGGTCCAAAACGAAAACAGCAATTGCTGAAACATTTTGGATCAGTTAAAAAAATCAAAGAAGCATCCGTAGAAGAAATGAAAGAAGCAGGAATGCCTGAAGCAATTGCGCAATCGATCGAAAAGCACTTTGCTGAAGAGACGTTGCCAAGCGAATCGTAACATGGTAATGTAAGTAACTAATTAGATCACTTGGAAAAGTGATGATAGAGGCGCGAACATCAATAGTAAGCATTCGGAGATTTGCAGAATCTGTGATGAATGGTGAAAGGGATGATCGCCGAAGTGTGCGTATTTACTGCTGTTGCGTATGCTGGTTCTGCATTTAACAAATGCAGAGCTGTCAGAGTCAATCTCTGGAGGGCTATCTCACATGGGCGTTTTTCGTACATGATGAAAGAGGTAGTTTACCGCGATTGCGGTAAGCTGCCTTTTTTTGTGTTAGCGAAAGTACTAACCAATTTGAGAGCCACACACTGAATACAGGAGTGGATAGAATGAAAACAATCGTTATGAAATTTGGCGGAACATCCGTCGCAACTCCTGAAAAAATTATAGAAGTTGCGAAAAGAGCAATCCGTGAAAAAGAGCAAGGCAAGCGTGTAATCATTGTCGTATCTGCAATGGGCAAAACAACGGACACATTGCTTGGACTTGCAGCAGCCATCTCACAAGAGCCCTCTAAACGTGAAATGGATATGTTGCTCGCTACAGGTGAACAAGTCACAATTTCTTTACTAGCCATGGCTTTTAAAAAGCTAGGATACAAAGCGTTGTCTTTTACTGGCTGGCAAGCAGGAATTGCAACAGAGTCAGTGCCACGCAATGCGCGGATTGAACATATTCACACAGAACGTCTTGAACGTGTGTTAGAAAAAGGGTATTTTTGTGTTGTGGCTGGATTTCAAGGTGTTGATAAAATGGGTAACATTACAACACTAGGTAGAGGAGGATCCGATACAACAGCTGTCGCACTTGCAGCAGCATTAAATGCAGAAAAATGTGAAATATATACAGATGTCAACGGCGTTTACACAGCTGATCCGAGATGTGTGACCGGTGCACGGAAACTACAACAAATTTCTTATGACGAAATGTTAGAGCTCGCGAACTTAGGAGCAGGTGTTTTACATCCAAGAGCTGTTGAATTTGCTAAAAACAATAAAGTACCGTTATCGGTCAGAGCCAGTTATTCTGACGAGCCTGGCACAATCATACAAGAGGTGATCACTGTGGAGAAAAACTTAATCGTCCGTGGCATAGCATTTGAATCCGGAGTTGCACGAGTGACCGTTACATATAAAAAGCCTTTTAACGGATCATTGGCCAATATATTCAATACACTTGCTGAAAACCAAATTGATGTAGACATTATTGTTCAAAGTATTAGCGACGAATTTCCACCATCTGTTTCTTTTTCAATAAGCCAAGACAAGTTAAAAGAAACTCGAAGCGCATTAACAGAGGTACATGAAAAAATGGGTTTTTTATCAATCAATATAGAAGAGAATTTGGCGAAGGTATCAATTGTTGGTTCCGGAATGGTATCCAATCCAGGAGTTGCCGCGCGGATGTTCGATAGTTTAAGAGGGGAAGAAATCCCGGTTAAAATGGTCAGTACGTCTGAAATTAAAATTTCAGTTGTTGTGCCCCAGTCGAATATGGAACAAGCTGCAAATGCTTTGCATAAAGTATACGATTTAGCTGAAGTCCAGTTTTCTAAAGAAATAGTCGTTTCTGCCACAGACTGATGGATAATTTAGAGGATCGTGACAAGATTCACAAAACGTTCAAATTCTCATTCGTAAAAGAATAGTAATGCTTGTGTGTATGCTCTACACGCAATAGCAACCAAAAAGCGATTCTCAATTAGAGAATCGCTTTTTGGCGAATTCTATTAAAACGGTTACATTTTAACGCGTTTAAAGATTGATTTTGCATTTTACTTCCTTTGGAAAGATAGTAACTATCTGTTTTAAAAAGTTGAGTTGCCTTGACGCTCTTAAAGGGTGGGAGTACAATAAATATGTCATATTATTGTATCATGATGGTGTGCGGCTTCATGTGCATTCGGAATTTTTCGCTTGCTTTGATGCTGCCAAACAATGTTTGAGGGGGGTAAAATTTTGGATAACAATCGTGAATTTTTAATGCGCAGGCTGCACTCATTGTTAGGAATTATTCCTATCGGCTTATTCTTAACGCAGCACTTAATCGTTAACCATTTTGCAACACAGGGTGAAGAAGCGTTTAACAAGGCATCTTATTTTTTGGCAAATCTTCCATTCGTTATTTTCCTGGAGATCTTCGTTATTTACCTGCCGATCATGTATCACGCTTTCTATGGTCTATACATAGCGTTTACTGCGAAGAACAATCCTGGACATTATAGCTACTTGCGTAATATTTTATTTGTCGCACAACGCTATACAGGGGTCTTCCTAGTAGTCTTTATCGCTTGGCACGTCTTTGAAACAAGATTCCAAGTCGCGATCGGAGCAGCTGCTGAAGCTGATTTTAACATGATGGCCAACATCTTAGATAATCCGTGGATGATGGCATTTTACATCGCCGGTGTTTTAACAGCAACGTTCCACTTAGCAAACGGACTTTGGTCTTTCCTAGTTACGTGGGGAATTACACAATCCGCATCAGCACAGCGATATACAACTTATTTCACGCTTCTAGTATTTGTTGTATTATCAATCATTGGTATCAGAGCATTGTTTGCATTCGTTTAAGAATGTTTCAATTATTGGTGAACTAAAAGAGGAGTGAACACTAACATGGCGAAGGGCAAAATTACGATCGTCGGTGGCGGACTTGCTGGCTTAATGGCATCAATTAAAGTAGCAGAAGCAGGCGCACCGGTCGATTTATTTTCAATCGTTCCCGTTAAACGGTCCCACTCAGTATGTGCTCAAGGCGGGATTAATGGAGCGGTAAATACAAAAGGTGAAGGGGATTCTACGGATATCCACTTTGATGACACGGTGTATGGTGGCGACTTCTTAGCAAATCAACGCCCTGTAAAAGCAATGGCAGAGGCAGCACCTGGAATTATACGTATGTTCGATCGGATGGGCGTTATGTTTAACCGTACGCCGGAAGGTCTTTTAGATTTCCGACGCTTTGGTGGAACTATGTACCACAGAACAGCGTTTGCTGGTGCAACAACTGGCCAACAATTATTGTATGCATTAGATGAGCAAGTTCGTCGTCACGAAGTGGCCGGACTGATCACGAAATACGAAGGTTGGGAATTCCTTGGTCTTGTTCTTGACGAACAAGGTGTCGGTAAAGGGATCACAGCTCAAAATATGACGACAATGGAAATTAAATCGTTCCGCGCAGATGCTATTATCATGGCAACTGGTGGACCAGGGATTATTTTCGGGAAATCGACGAATTCTGTTATTAATACAGGTTCAGCGGCTTCGATCGTTTATCAACAAGGTGCATACTATGCGAACGGTGAGTTTATTCAAATTCACCCAACGGCAATTCCAGGAGACGATAAACTGCGCTTAATGTCAGAATCGGCTCGTGGAGAAGGCGGACGTATTTGGACATACAAAGACGGCAAGCCTTGGTATTTCCTTGAAGAAAAGTATCCGGCTTTCGGAAATTTAGTTCCGCGTGATATTGCAACACGTGAAATTTTTGACGTATGTGTTAACCAAAAACTCGGCATTAATGGCGAGAATATGGTGTACT includes these proteins:
- a CDS encoding AMP-binding protein, with product MTEKPWLAHYPPEIPHTLTYPKMPVQQFLTSAYETYPKKTAIHFMGKELSYEELYESSMKFANYLQKLGIQKGDRVSIMLPNCPQAVISFYGVLYAGGIVVMTNPLYTEREVAYQMKDSGAKAIIGLDILFPRISKVIKETQLENVIITGIKDYLSFPKNLVYPFIQKKQYGMTVKVEHRGINHLFTEVMKISQPTVVETPFDFEEDLALLQYTGGTTGSPKGVMLTHKNLISNATMCDSWLYKCKKGEETIMGIIPLFHVYGLTTVLILSVMLGDKMVLLPKFDPETALKTIDKQKPTLFPGAPTLYIGLMNHPDIAKYDLSSIEACLSGSAPLPVEVQEKFEALTGGKLVEGYGLTETGPVTHSNLVWGERTKGSVGMPYPDTNCKIFQTGTTIPIPNGEIGEIAIQGPQVMKGYWNKPEETAATIVDGWLLTGDLGYMDDEGHFFIVDRKKDMIIAGGFNIYPREIEEVLYEHEAIQECVVAGIPDPYRGETVKAYIVLKEGYTVTEEELNAYCREQLASFKVPRVYEFRKELPKTAIGKILRRSLVDEEIAKQKESVLS
- a CDS encoding TetR/AcrR family transcriptional regulator is translated as MRKDKPKYKQIIDAAVIVIAENGYHQAQVSKIAKQAGVADGTIYLYFKNKEDILISVFQEKMGVFVSKLEQIIARDLTASSKLGLMIESHFELLASDIHLAIVTQLELRQSNPELRTKINDVLREYLKLMDQILVKGMEDGEFDAKMDIRLARQMVFGTMDETITTWVMNDHKYDLIELAPKVQRLLLKGMQA
- a CDS encoding enoyl-CoA hydratase translates to MEFISWKKEDGIAIATINRPPANALSRSLILEVNELLNQVENDEEVRVIVLHGEGRFFSAGADIKEFTQVSSGEEFSKLSASGQEVFERVETFHKPVIAAIHGAALGGGLELAMSCHMRFVTENAKLGLPELQLGLIPGFAGTQRLPRYVGAAKAAEMLLTSDPISGTEAAHYGLANRVFAEEELLSETLSIARKIAKKSPVSVKAAIQMLQYAKPASYYEGVNAEAQSFGTVFVSEDAKEGIQAFLEKREAQFKGK
- a CDS encoding electron transfer flavoprotein subunit beta/FixA family protein — protein: MNIYVLVKRTFDTEEKIVISGGQIQEDGAEFIINPYDEYAIEEAITVRDAHGGEVTVITIGNEEAEKQLRTALAMGADKAVLINTEDDVEEMDQFTSAYILAEYLKDKEADLILAGNVAIDGGSGQVGPRVADLLGINYVTTITSLSIEGETVTIVRDIEGDAEELETSLPLLVTAQQGLNEPRYPSLPGIMKAKKKPLEELELDDLDIEEEDVEAKTETIEIYLPEKKAAGRILEGDLSNQVTELVGLLRNEAKVI
- a CDS encoding electron transfer flavoprotein subunit alpha/FixB family protein, translating into MAKKVLVLGETREGALRNVSFEAIAAAKKISGGGEVVAVLIGDTVAEFGAELVAYGADRVITVEHPHLKSYTSDGYGQAFMAVVEQEKPEGLVFGHTSVGKDLAPKIASKLQAGLISDVTDIEGEGDDAVFIRPIFSGKAFEKVKLKGGLTFITVRSNNIAPLEREERSGDVSSLSVDITNLRTIIKNVVRKSTEGVDLSEAKVIVAGGRGVKSTEGFEPLQELANLLGGAVGASRGACDADYCDYSLQIGQTGKVVTPDLYIAAGISGAIQHMAGMSNSKVIVAINKDPEANIFKVADYGIVGDLFEVIPMLTEEFKKIM
- the trxA gene encoding thioredoxin: MAIVHGTDQNFSEEVAEGLVLVDFWATWCGPCKMIAPVLEELDAEMSDKVKIVKVDVDQNQETAGNYGIMSIPTLLLLKDGETVDKVVGFRPKEALAELVEKHA
- the uvrC gene encoding excinuclease ABC subunit UvrC gives rise to the protein MANELIRHKLAILPDQPGCYLMKDRQNTIIYVGKAKVLKNRVRSYFTGSHDTKTQRLVNEIEDFEYIITSSDKEALILELNLIKKYDPKYNIMLKDDKTYPYLKITGERHPKLITTRQVKKDKGKYFGPYPNAYAAAETKKLLDRLYPLRKCHTMPDRVCLYYHLGQCLAPCVKPVEKETYQEMIDGITKFLNGGFREVKVQLVEKMSEAAEKLEFERAKEYRDQINMIETVMEKQKMAMNDFTNRDVFAYAVDKGWMCVQVFFVRQGKLIERDVSLFPLYRDPEEEFLTYLGQFYEKANHVKPSEILIPEADDPEMLKEWLGIRVLVPQRGKKKELVALAKKNAEVAIKEKFQLLERQEERTIGACVDLGEAMNIETPLRIEAFDNSHIQGADAVSAMITFIDGKPSKKDYRKYKTRNASKPDDYAAMREVIRRRYSRVLKDGLPLPDLIVIDGGKGQMESAREILEDELGLSIPIAGLAKDAKHQTSQLLYGSPIEIVPLKRTSEAFYLLQRIQDEVHRFVITFHRQLRGKNSIQSALDGLEGVGPKRKQQLLKHFGSVKKIKEASVEEMKEAGMPEAIAQSIEKHFAEETLPSES
- a CDS encoding aspartate kinase, giving the protein MKTIVMKFGGTSVATPEKIIEVAKRAIREKEQGKRVIIVVSAMGKTTDTLLGLAAAISQEPSKREMDMLLATGEQVTISLLAMAFKKLGYKALSFTGWQAGIATESVPRNARIEHIHTERLERVLEKGYFCVVAGFQGVDKMGNITTLGRGGSDTTAVALAAALNAEKCEIYTDVNGVYTADPRCVTGARKLQQISYDEMLELANLGAGVLHPRAVEFAKNNKVPLSVRASYSDEPGTIIQEVITVEKNLIVRGIAFESGVARVTVTYKKPFNGSLANIFNTLAENQIDVDIIVQSISDEFPPSVSFSISQDKLKETRSALTEVHEKMGFLSINIEENLAKVSIVGSGMVSNPGVAARMFDSLRGEEIPVKMVSTSEIKISVVVPQSNMEQAANALHKVYDLAEVQFSKEIVVSATD
- a CDS encoding succinate dehydrogenase cytochrome b558 subunit, whose protein sequence is MDNNREFLMRRLHSLLGIIPIGLFLTQHLIVNHFATQGEEAFNKASYFLANLPFVIFLEIFVIYLPIMYHAFYGLYIAFTAKNNPGHYSYLRNILFVAQRYTGVFLVVFIAWHVFETRFQVAIGAAAEADFNMMANILDNPWMMAFYIAGVLTATFHLANGLWSFLVTWGITQSASAQRYTTYFTLLVFVVLSIIGIRALFAFV
- the sdhA gene encoding succinate dehydrogenase flavoprotein subunit, with protein sequence MAKGKITIVGGGLAGLMASIKVAEAGAPVDLFSIVPVKRSHSVCAQGGINGAVNTKGEGDSTDIHFDDTVYGGDFLANQRPVKAMAEAAPGIIRMFDRMGVMFNRTPEGLLDFRRFGGTMYHRTAFAGATTGQQLLYALDEQVRRHEVAGLITKYEGWEFLGLVLDEQGVGKGITAQNMTTMEIKSFRADAIIMATGGPGIIFGKSTNSVINTGSAASIVYQQGAYYANGEFIQIHPTAIPGDDKLRLMSESARGEGGRIWTYKDGKPWYFLEEKYPAFGNLVPRDIATREIFDVCVNQKLGINGENMVYLDLSHKDPKELDIKLGGIIEIYEKFTGDDPRKVPMKIFPAVHYSMGGLWVDDHQMTSIPGVLAAGECDYSQHGGNRLGANSLLSAIYGGMVAGPNALEYINGLEVLAEDLPSTIFEQYEAEEKRKWEEILALDGTENAYVLHKELGEWMTDNVTVVRYNDRLEKTDLKIQELLERFNHISITDTQLWSNQGAMFTRQLRNMLHLARAITIGALNRNESRGAHYKPDFPERNDEEYLKTTMAKFNGLEAPIFHYEEVDTALIPPRKRDYSAKA